Below is a genomic region from Medicago truncatula cultivar Jemalong A17 chromosome 3, MtrunA17r5.0-ANR, whole genome shotgun sequence.
TCAATTTACAGTTAGCTCTCCCATAAGGtccaaaaataataacatagtCTGATTCGACTTTATGTAGAAGCAGAAGTAGTTTTTGGTGGTAGATCCTAGATGCGTAGGGTCTTATACTTACGGTCTTTAATGGCTAGTGATAATGAAAAATTGcatgtgttgtgttgtgttagcacaaaatacatgtttattggacATTTAGAATTGTGTGGCGTTTTTTTTAATCCAGtctaattttttggtaaaataatcaCCCATAAATCTTCAACTCCGTCAACAAACCCATAAAAATACTCAtaactcacattattttttatactctCATGAACAAAAGATACaatacttattattttttttcttccctcatcttctctcatgttcaaatttattttttcgcatttgtttttttcttctaatttcctttctctttttccATGACTGAAAGGAACTTGAACATCCTTATATAAAACCGTCACCAACCAACCTTTTTCAACATGTTGTGCCTTCGTTTTAAATTATTTGGATAGAAGAATATATTTTGAGcaacatataatatatttggataaaataatatattttgggcAACATATAAGTAAGATGACTAATATATctaatgtcataaaaaaaatctaatgtcATAAGATTTTGTGTGTTTTGTcttaatataatattgtaatcATACTCAATTTAGGATCCCCTAAAGTCTTAGAGTTAAGATGGacttttttgttagtttttgcatgtaggcatggcaatggggcggagTGGGGACGGATTTTACCTTCTCCGTCCCCATACctgattctcatatacttacccgttaccctattcatatccaacggggatgagaaattgaatctcagccccgtccccgacgggttcgggtatccccgccccatccccgtatcgaataattttttttaataaaaaatagaagtttttttgcatcCTCAAGAACAACGTTGTAaaacattatccaacaatatgctCCCTTTAACATTTGATAGATggaatgatttagttgatcctttaaatatcaatggtaatttttattaacatgacaattatcaaacaaaataacatgacatatcaacataaaataattttttacatttgggacgggtaTGGGTATGAGTTCGGGGTGGAAACCTATATACtcgttacccgtcccatacctgtgttttgaaatcggggaaaacccatacccatatccaaacccagtcaaaacgggaAAAAACCGTCAAATTGGTTTTGGTTCGGGAGGGTAACCGcgggtatgggttttgttgccatgcatgacatttgtttaatttttatgttatttgttgttatTGGATGTCATTCGTTttcatcttcctttttttttattcaacctccATTCTTTCAAACTCTTTCAATATGGTCTTtggtaaaatataaaaataaaaaaagaaaatgtgttcAGCTGAGTTAGACAAAAAACatgtttattatatattttaaaatgatgtgactttttttaattaagtttaattttttgttaaaataattacCTCAAAATCTACAAATCCTTCAACAAAATCGCAAAATTACGAATCACTCATTCTAATCCCTATACTCTTATGGTCAaaacactttatttatttattttccttacCGTTTCTCTcttgtttaaattcatttttcaccTTTCATATTTTCTAAGATAAGTATATGTAAAGTAATCTTATAAGCATCtttgggtgtgtttggtttgcaaaacagtaagtactggacagaacagtacaacacaaggcagaacagcacaggacaaattttttatggtattgagtaattttttgttttatacgatttttgagggacaaaatgctattttggtattttagacaacttgtacgtgggacaaaaaattgtgttgtggtttggtgagggacaaaaatatgagtttttgtcatgtcccttgcctccagtttgtcctatacctgaaacagttttacaaatcaaacactgaacaaatagagttgttctgtcctgtccttcattttttagcaaatatgCGGAGTATCTTATATATAtctgataaaatatattttaaaaattaaaataattaacttCAATACTTTGTCAGTACGTATCTGCGAGTATCCATAAAGTATCGGTAGTACGTCATCATTTTACGAGTATCCATAAAGTATCGATACCTGATACGAGTACGTCACCATTTTAAAGTATTCGGACTTCATAGTTTATAACTTTATGTGAATGCCAATATATGTCAAAATATAGGTGGTAACCATCAATGGtatacaaatgtttttttttttaaaaaaaaaaaaaaaaagactataaagaattaaattaaatatttctcTCAATCAGTCGGCCTTATTATAAtagaaaattgattaaaaaacttaccaaaaaaaaaaagaaaaaattaacatatttaacAGTCAACATCATGACATAATCGTGTGTTCTATAACGTATCTTGAACAGAAAGGGCGTGTATGTATCTGTGAACTCTGAACTCATTCAAGTTCAACCACTAGCTCAATGGCCAATACCAACCACACTCTAATGCAGTCACAATCCACCACCATCGACCCAAACACCGGTTACTGTTCTCATTCTAGAACCTTCCACAGCCTCCGTCCAATCGCCCCTCTCCCTCCACCCTCAGAACCTCTCTCCCTAACCGACTATGCACTCTCTCTCCTCTCAACTACCACTGCCGTCTCCAACAACACCACCGCCCTCATCGACGCCGCTACCGATCACCACCTCACTTATCCCACCTTCCTCCGCCAAATCAAATCTCTATCTTCATTCCTTCAATCCCACACTACTCTCTCCAAAGGCCACGTTGCTCTCATCCTCATCCCTTCTTCCATACACGTCCCCGTACTCTATTTCTCCCTCCTCTCCCTCGGCGTCACCATCGCTCCTGCTAACCCACTCTCCTCCCCGTCAGAGTTATCTCATCTCGTTCATCTCATCAATCCCGTCATCGCATTCTCCACTTCCTCAACCGCAACAAAAATCCCTAAACTACCCCTAGGCACTGTCATAACTGATTCTCCTTCTTTTCTTTCCGTGATCAATTCCACCACTGATACTCATACTGAACTTCGCCCGGTTGTAACAAGTCAATCAGATACAGCAGCAATCCTCTTCTCATCCGGAACAACGGGACGAGtcaaaggagtattattaactCACGGTAACTTCATAGCTTTAATCGGAGGATTCTGTTTCATGAAGCACGCTTATGATGACGGTATTGAAGATGAACCGCATCCGGTGTCGTTGTTTCCGCTTCCGCTATTTCATGTGTTTGGGTTTTTTATGATGGTGAGAGCTTTGGCAATGGGGGAGACGTTGGTATTGATGCAGAGGTTTGATTTTGAAGGGATGTTGAAGGCGGTTGAAAAGTATAGGATTACGTATATGCCAGTGTCGCCGCCGTTGATTACGGCGTTTACTAAGTCGGAGTTGGTGAAGAAGTATGATATTAGTTCGATTCGGTTGCTTGGGAGCGGTGGTGCGCCGCTTGGGAAGGAGGTTGCGGAGAGCTTCAAAGCTAAATTCCCCAATGTGGAAATTGTGCAGGTTTCAACTTACAACCACCCACTTCTGtattttaattatcattattattattattactattactattgtTGCCTTGAGAGTGTCCTTGTCTATATGATCTTTCTATTGCGATAACGTGTATAGACTGGGAACATTAGTTTTATCACTCTTAATTAAACTTATTTTGATCGTAAATCAAAAGTATATGTATAGATATCTTATACtttttgtattgtaacaaattaCAACTATCTTTTTGAACGACATCAACCATATAACATTCTTACATGTAAAtttgtttaaaggtataatGAAAAGACagtcaaaatattttctttatatataagtatagaTTATGAGAAAATGAGATATGCTTATTTGAGTATAATAGAATCAATGAAAATCGATTTTAATAGTAgttgttttcttttccttctttttctttacACGGTTGTCTGTTGTCATTGCCTCATTGGATGCATATAGTGACGTTCAATAAAGAATTTTGGACATAGTATTGACTTTCAACGTTGCTCATGTCATACCTTAATTTAAGTTTCATTTGGGGAGGATAaaagtctttttctttttatttttttagagaagtcTTGAGTTTTTATTATCActctttttaaataataatgagTTATAAATATTATCACTAGGTTGAAAATAAACTTTGTATAATCAATGAGGATTGATGGAATTCTCTCAAGTGACCAGATTATCCAGTTAAATCCGAGCTAGTACTCATTTTCTATTAATGCCTGTGGGACTCTCCAATAAGAAGTGAATGGACGGTTTTGATTTAGACTGCATTGCCTCGTGTGAAAAAATCACAAAAGGGGATCATATTTCTATTAAGTGACTAACATAACGAGGGATAGCACTTGTGTACCattatgttatataacattagCCAATTAAGGTGTGATATGTGACACACACtttaaaaaacatatatcaaataaaacatttataaagTAACATTAGTATGTGGCACACTCTTATTgatcaatgttatataacattggtacCTTAATGGTAAACAAGTGGTGTCACATAATGAGGATGCCATGACTTAATACTAAAATTGGGCCCACCACCATAACTTTTGTTCTTTTAGGCTTACTAAAATTGTCCTGATCCCCCAAAAAACAATTGTCACCGAcacattcttttaaatatacaaattatGTATGAGTTTAACTTGTTTGCCTATTAGAATTAGAGTATATTTACTAATTTTACACATGCAGCTTATTAGCTAGATAAATGTAGAGatgttttccttcaaaaaaaaaatgtagagatATTTTAAAAGCTTATTCAAAGTGGAGTAGTGGTGAAAttttaatacttattttatagtcatttgattaaattattgttgtgccaattgaataaataattaagaagTCTAACCACATGTCCTAGCTCAAGTGGCAAATACCGAAATTGTTTGGCTGGATATCCGTGGTTTCTCGGGTTCGAACCCGAGACCTCCaatttatgtgtgtgagttaCACGTGGTATTTATCTCTGTTTACAAGAAGcctcactctttttttttctttctttctcctaTCCTATTATAGAAGCATTggaattttgtgtttgtttgattcaaatatatatagaacatgtgctttttaatataattatagaacatataatatgaaaaagagatgtatttttgtttgaataaaaGATGTGTGGAATAAAGATGGCAGAATTAAATATatccttttgtttgtttgttttttattgatgtACTGTTACTTTTAGGGATATGGTCTGACTGAAAGTGGAGGAGGGGCAGCAAGAATGATAGGTTTTGATGAAGCTAAGCGCCACGGTTCTGTGGGTCGACTAGCAGAAAATATGGAAGCTAAGATAGTTGACCCTGTTACTGGAGAGGCATTATCTCCTGGCCAGAAAGGGGAGCTTTGGTTGCGAGGACCAACAATCATGAAAGGTGATTAATAAACCTCTCCATTTATGCGAACCATTGCATTTGCATAATGTTAGGCAGTGAAAATGTGCACTAAAAACTAAAGATTTGCTATGTTCATGAAGTTGTAAAATGCAATTATAGATAGAGTTGTGAAAGTTGCAAATAGGCTGACAATGAGTTAAGTAAAGATAATATTAGTGGACAGATTCATGTATTCAATGAATATGTCTCTCACTTTAGTTCATTGATTGGAGTTCATCTCTGTTCGCTCCTTGTTGCCTATCTATTACATATGATTGCTAACAAGatataccaatttttttgttaagctGTACATACAAGTTAAGTGATGTTTTTGACCAAATATAGCTTGAGATATCTAATTGTTTCTGTTTATTATGGTGCCAGTGCAGGTTATGTAGGAGATGACAAGGCGACTGTTGAGACATTGGATTCAGAGGGATGGCTGAAGACCGGAGATCTTTGTTATTTTGACTCAGATGGTTATCTGTTCATTGTAGATAGACTGAAGGAATTGATCAAATACAAAGCTTATCAGGTGATGCATTGTGAAGTGGACAGATATT
It encodes:
- the LOC11419136 gene encoding 4-coumarate--CoA ligase-like 9, giving the protein MANTNHTLMQSQSTTIDPNTGYCSHSRTFHSLRPIAPLPPPSEPLSLTDYALSLLSTTTAVSNNTTALIDAATDHHLTYPTFLRQIKSLSSFLQSHTTLSKGHVALILIPSSIHVPVLYFSLLSLGVTIAPANPLSSPSELSHLVHLINPVIAFSTSSTATKIPKLPLGTVITDSPSFLSVINSTTDTHTELRPVVTSQSDTAAILFSSGTTGRVKGVLLTHGNFIALIGGFCFMKHAYDDGIEDEPHPVSLFPLPLFHVFGFFMMVRALAMGETLVLMQRFDFEGMLKAVEKYRITYMPVSPPLITAFTKSELVKKYDISSIRLLGSGGAPLGKEVAESFKAKFPNVEIVQGYGLTESGGGAARMIGFDEAKRHGSVGRLAENMEAKIVDPVTGEALSPGQKGELWLRGPTIMKGYVGDDKATVETLDSEGWLKTGDLCYFDSDGYLFIVDRLKELIKYKAYQVPPAELEHILHTNPEIADAAVVPYPDEDAGQIPMAFVVRKPGSNITAAQVMDYVAKQVTPYKKIRRVSFINSIPKSPAGKILRRELVDIALTSGSSKL